A window from Micromonospora profundi encodes these proteins:
- a CDS encoding CHAT domain-containing protein — MPGERAELWQLLAVAYQAIAGEPELSVRGDVLVWFKQVWPQLRQDLETLSEDDAIVAMQTMTPFLAGLEDWVTLADLSHRGRALTCRSDHLRDYLVFTHHLGISLQMQADTRGAEQAFKEVARRAEVAGDLGLRAKALAHQAQLRRQAGEPGEAAIVFHRAAEAYRLDADELGEARTLGDLATAVHALGDQTGAERYTERARTLFLSHGAYLAAARETQILAGIRAAGNDLDGPVALFDEVIRLARTAGTPVAAAKAAYDAAHLLALHGELHQSARYAKLADECAGGLDEGLDRDVAEILEYVRTEAAVRQLATADSNEVADRLIAKHPELRTVMGLALALRSESAFLHRMAEHPDSAAREFVDSQWQTVVELARGTILPDGLQVLVRRHSLAVSDGQNDILKRIVGMSPAATLPGVRGRYLVLLAQRSSDAQQVIQLATEAAALLEAVDAPELAAGALVEAGMAWRRLRTGDLRYNKDQALSALRRALRVLRRNVDRAEWSRAMVALANAYLEYPVDRRRNLDRAVRRYTAALMVLTPEDYPEGHGTALAGLGLALSDPAMADDSQNLESARRHVEQSLQMLHDPATRSTVLLNLSHCYRRRQLGDPDANHDLALLYARQSYELCQIAGLHFQAAEAATAIGDLLATSARRSDMSAWTEAVDWYRQALESLPVEEAPAAHAAAAGNLANTLSQTPGGIEFLSDEILTLYQTTIETFHLLGDSVEASRARYNLANALSQRSSVDHDGIIALYEESIAGRPISEAPAEWAESATALAQALFRRNKPVDLDRGMALLEQANAVMPEEQAGQVQTVQGRELGRRGDWPGAARLLGQAAAAADSRYLATVLSAGQEAVLTRTAGLPREAAYALARAGQLAEAVTLIEGARARELGRLLERDRSGLAQLDAAAPRAAIAFRDAARRLMEAEAYQRGNFTLNLDERHRLRGGLADAHAQFVAATEAVRAVPGFAEFGLPPADAARQAALMGVPVIYLITSEFGSVALLVKDGHLVEAVFGALTEDELVDALRGVQSLTDDPALLPRLMDLLGERFLSEVAHRLVDADIPEVILVATGLLGVLPVHVARYWRDGKTRHLSDDVVVSFTPSARSLLAARRPDGQHSGARLIGVAQPSSTQGTLPHAAAETASVRRLFPGPGAVLAGPDATKATLIRKLAGATHVHLACHGTFDLEEPMRSGLVLADDSMLTLRELFDERPLDGVRLVVASACHSAVSDIAHAPDEAIGLPAGLVYAGAATVAGTLWSLKDRSAPLLVSRFYAYHFQGDPETGSGPMTAATAMARAQNWLRDSTTNQLNRFAEEAGLPRVRAATTFANRPEHWAPFVVVGPGAHNAPQSIWPDKQAGATQV, encoded by the coding sequence ATGCCCGGAGAACGAGCAGAACTGTGGCAGCTGCTGGCTGTCGCGTATCAAGCGATTGCCGGGGAACCTGAGTTGTCGGTTCGAGGCGACGTTTTGGTCTGGTTCAAACAGGTCTGGCCGCAACTGCGGCAGGATCTCGAGACCTTGTCCGAGGATGACGCCATAGTGGCGATGCAGACGATGACGCCTTTCCTGGCTGGACTCGAGGACTGGGTAACTTTGGCGGATCTCAGCCACCGCGGCCGCGCGCTGACTTGCCGTTCTGACCACCTCCGGGACTATCTCGTCTTCACTCACCACCTAGGTATCTCTCTTCAGATGCAGGCCGACACCCGGGGTGCCGAGCAAGCATTCAAGGAGGTCGCCCGGCGAGCGGAAGTGGCAGGAGACCTTGGCCTGCGAGCCAAGGCGCTGGCTCACCAGGCACAGCTGCGCCGCCAAGCGGGCGAGCCTGGTGAGGCAGCCATCGTCTTTCACCGGGCTGCTGAGGCATATCGCCTCGACGCTGACGAACTCGGCGAAGCCCGGACACTTGGTGACCTTGCCACGGCGGTGCACGCGTTGGGAGACCAAACCGGCGCTGAGAGGTATACCGAGCGCGCCCGCACATTGTTCCTCAGTCATGGCGCCTACCTAGCCGCAGCACGCGAAACCCAAATACTTGCGGGCATTCGAGCGGCAGGCAACGACCTCGATGGTCCCGTGGCGCTGTTCGACGAGGTGATTCGCCTCGCCCGCACCGCGGGCACCCCAGTCGCCGCAGCAAAGGCGGCCTACGACGCGGCGCACCTTCTCGCACTGCACGGCGAACTACACCAGTCTGCCCGATATGCGAAGCTAGCCGACGAGTGTGCCGGCGGCCTCGACGAAGGCCTGGACCGCGACGTGGCCGAGATCCTCGAGTACGTCCGTACTGAGGCTGCGGTTCGTCAGCTTGCCACCGCCGACTCGAACGAGGTTGCAGACCGTCTCATCGCGAAGCATCCAGAGCTCCGCACCGTCATGGGACTGGCCCTCGCATTGCGGTCCGAATCAGCCTTTCTGCATCGCATGGCCGAGCACCCAGATTCGGCGGCACGGGAGTTCGTGGATAGCCAGTGGCAGACAGTGGTGGAACTCGCCCGCGGAACCATTCTCCCGGATGGGCTGCAAGTATTGGTAAGACGGCACAGTCTGGCCGTGTCGGACGGCCAGAACGATATTCTGAAGCGGATCGTGGGGATGAGCCCGGCCGCCACGTTGCCCGGCGTTCGCGGTCGCTACCTGGTGTTGCTGGCCCAGCGATCGTCCGACGCCCAGCAGGTGATCCAACTGGCAACAGAGGCGGCGGCCCTGCTAGAAGCAGTCGATGCCCCAGAGCTCGCTGCTGGTGCCCTCGTCGAGGCAGGCATGGCATGGCGACGCCTGCGGACCGGTGATCTCCGGTACAACAAGGACCAGGCACTCTCGGCTCTGCGGCGCGCCCTACGGGTGTTGCGTCGCAATGTAGATCGCGCCGAGTGGAGCCGCGCGATGGTCGCACTAGCGAACGCGTACCTCGAATATCCCGTAGATCGGAGGCGCAACCTGGACCGTGCCGTCCGCCGGTACACAGCCGCGCTGATGGTTCTCACACCCGAGGACTACCCCGAGGGCCACGGCACCGCACTCGCCGGTCTCGGTCTGGCACTGTCCGATCCCGCCATGGCCGACGACAGCCAGAACCTGGAATCCGCCCGCCGACATGTCGAACAGTCCCTACAAATGCTCCACGACCCGGCAACCAGGTCGACCGTGTTACTCAATCTCAGCCACTGCTATCGCAGGCGTCAACTTGGAGATCCGGACGCCAACCACGACCTCGCCCTGCTGTACGCGCGGCAGTCGTACGAGCTATGCCAGATCGCCGGGCTACACTTCCAGGCCGCTGAGGCGGCGACAGCTATAGGCGATCTGCTCGCTACTAGCGCCCGTCGGTCCGACATGAGCGCGTGGACCGAGGCCGTCGACTGGTATCGACAAGCACTCGAGTCCCTTCCCGTCGAGGAGGCACCCGCAGCTCATGCAGCGGCGGCCGGCAACCTTGCCAACACCCTGTCGCAGACACCTGGTGGGATCGAGTTTCTATCCGACGAGATCCTCACGCTGTATCAGACCACCATCGAAACCTTCCACTTGCTGGGCGACTCCGTAGAGGCAAGCCGGGCCCGGTACAACCTAGCCAACGCACTCTCCCAACGGTCATCTGTCGACCACGACGGGATCATCGCGCTGTACGAGGAAAGCATTGCAGGGCGCCCGATCAGCGAGGCACCTGCGGAGTGGGCGGAGTCAGCCACGGCCCTGGCCCAGGCCCTGTTCCGCCGGAACAAGCCCGTCGACCTGGATCGTGGTATGGCCCTCCTCGAGCAAGCGAACGCCGTCATGCCGGAGGAGCAGGCGGGCCAAGTCCAAACGGTGCAAGGCCGGGAACTCGGGCGGCGCGGCGACTGGCCGGGCGCCGCCCGCCTTCTGGGCCAGGCCGCCGCTGCCGCCGACTCCCGCTATCTCGCCACGGTGCTTTCGGCCGGCCAGGAGGCCGTCCTCACCCGGACCGCCGGGCTTCCCCGCGAGGCGGCGTACGCCCTCGCCCGCGCCGGGCAACTAGCGGAGGCGGTGACCCTCATCGAGGGAGCCCGTGCCCGGGAGTTGGGGCGGCTCCTCGAACGGGACCGCTCAGGTCTGGCGCAGCTGGATGCTGCCGCGCCGCGGGCAGCCATAGCATTTCGGGATGCCGCGCGACGTCTGATGGAGGCGGAGGCGTACCAACGCGGTAATTTCACCTTAAACTTGGACGAACGACATCGGCTACGAGGTGGGCTGGCCGACGCCCATGCTCAATTTGTCGCCGCGACCGAGGCGGTCCGGGCCGTGCCGGGATTCGCCGAGTTCGGATTGCCGCCCGCCGACGCCGCGCGGCAAGCAGCACTCATGGGTGTTCCGGTCATCTACCTAATCACAAGCGAGTTCGGCAGCGTCGCCCTGCTAGTTAAGGATGGTCATCTGGTCGAGGCCGTGTTCGGAGCGCTCACCGAGGACGAACTGGTTGATGCGCTGCGGGGGGTCCAATCGCTGACCGACGACCCTGCTCTGCTGCCCCGCCTCATGGACTTGCTCGGCGAGCGGTTCCTGAGCGAAGTGGCACATCGCCTTGTCGACGCCGACATTCCGGAGGTGATTCTCGTGGCCACCGGATTGCTCGGCGTACTTCCGGTCCACGTTGCGCGGTACTGGCGGGACGGCAAGACGAGGCACCTTTCGGACGACGTCGTGGTCTCGTTCACCCCGTCAGCCCGGTCGCTGCTGGCTGCTCGACGCCCTGACGGGCAGCACTCCGGCGCCCGACTCATCGGCGTCGCTCAGCCATCGTCGACTCAAGGCACCCTGCCGCACGCCGCGGCCGAGACGGCCTCTGTCCGGCGCCTGTTTCCGGGGCCCGGTGCCGTGCTGGCCGGTCCAGATGCCACCAAAGCAACGCTAATCCGAAAGCTGGCCGGAGCCACCCACGTCCACCTTGCCTGCCACGGCACCTTCGACCTAGAGGAACCGATGAGGTCCGGCCTGGTCCTTGCCGACGACAGCATGCTCACGCTCCGGGAGCTGTTCGACGAACGACCGCTGGACGGTGTGCGCCTCGTTGTCGCGTCGGCCTGTCACAGCGCTGTGAGCGATATCGCGCATGCGCCAGACGAAGCTATCGGTCTACCAGCAGGTCTGGTGTACGCCGGCGCGGCAACCGTGGCCGGCACCTTGTGGAGCCTGAAGGATCGCTCCGCCCCGCTTCTGGTCAGTCGCTTCTACGCGTATCACTTTCAGGGAGATCCGGAGACTGGATCAGGGCCAATGACCGCAGCAACGGCCATGGCACGCGCCCAGAACTGGCTCCGCGACTCGACCACCAACCAGCTCAACCGCTTTGCCGAAGAGGCGGGCCTGCCTCGGGTTAGGGCGGCGACCACTTTTGCGAACCGGCCGGAGCACTGGGCGCCGTTCGTGGTGGTCGGCCCGGGAGCCCACAACGCTCCGCAGTCAATCTGGCCCGACAAGCAAGCTGGAGCCACGCAAGTCTAA
- a CDS encoding Pycsar system effector family protein — translation MREADRATLQQANEMIRFADVKAAAVLAAAGILAGQLPSAHGSWAKGALLVASVSVMLSALLALYTLAPRRQLTTAWSLHYYDHVARRYGDDREAFIDAWVTATADEDAFERAVVGQIWAANLVAYRKFTRITWSIRALVVGVVAVALT, via the coding sequence ATGAGGGAGGCGGATCGAGCCACGCTGCAGCAGGCGAATGAGATGATCCGCTTCGCCGATGTGAAGGCGGCCGCCGTCCTGGCTGCCGCCGGGATCCTGGCCGGGCAACTACCGTCGGCTCACGGCTCTTGGGCCAAAGGCGCACTGCTCGTCGCCAGCGTCAGTGTCATGCTTAGCGCGTTGCTGGCGCTCTACACGCTGGCACCGCGGCGGCAGCTAACGACCGCATGGTCGCTCCACTACTACGATCACGTCGCTCGTCGGTACGGCGACGACCGCGAAGCCTTCATCGACGCCTGGGTGACGGCGACAGCCGACGAGGACGCGTTCGAACGGGCGGTCGTGGGTCAGATCTGGGCTGCGAACCTGGTGGCCTACCGAAAGTTCACCCGGATTACCTGGTCCATCCGCGCGTTAGTGGTTGGCGTCGTGGCCGTCGCTCTTACGTAA